The Staphylococcus saprophyticus subsp. saprophyticus ATCC 15305 = NCTC 7292 genome contains the following window.
AAACTGGCAAGATAACGGAAGTTAAAACAGGTTATGAACTAGAAGCATCAACATATGTAAATCAACATAATCATTTTTTATATGCTGTAACTAAAGAAGGCGATGATTGTGGTATTGCTAGTTTGAAAATAGAGTCAGATGGTACATTAAGTCTGATTAACAAATGTCTAGCGTCAACTGCTGGAAATGGTTGCTATGTATCTGCATCACCGGATGGAAAATATATATTCGAAGCAATTTATGGTGCTGGTTTAGCAAGAATTTATGAAGCAAATCCAGAAACAGGAGAAATTGTTCGTCTAATACAAGAATTAGCGCATGATTATCCAACTGGTCCTTCTGAAAGACAAGAGCAACCACATGTCCATTATCTCAACACAACACCAGATGAAAAATATGTTGTGGCAATGGATCTAGGTACAGATAAAGTGATTACGTACGAATATGGAGATGACGGTTTAAAAGTATACGATACTATAGAATTTGAGCCTGGAGATGGCCCAAGACATATTACGTTCCATGAAAATGGAAAACATGCTTACGTTGTACATGAGTTATCAAATATCGTAAGTACTTTAAAATATGAGAATGGTCATTTTACTGAAATCGAAAGACATTTAACAATTCCAGAAAACTTTGATGGTGATACTAAATTGGCAGCAGTGAGAATATCGCATGATCAAAATTTCTTATATATAAGTAATCGCGGTCATGATAGTCTTGCTATATTTAAAGTAGGAGACGAGGGTGCAACAATTTCATTAGTAGACATCGTTAAAAGTGGTGGAGAATTTCCACGTGACTTCAATATAACTGAATCTGATGATTATTTAGTTTGTGCACACCAAGAAGGCGATTATGCTCTGACCGTTTTTAAACGTGATAAAGTTACTGGAAACATAGAAATCGTTGATAATCAAGAAACGGCACCAGAAGGTGTTTGTGTACAGTTTCTAAGATAATATACTTTGCATTTTTATTATGAATGGTGTTATAATGCAGTTAACAAATAGTGTACTAACATGATAAACACCGAGCCCGGTAGCTACTACGAATAGCTATCGGGCTCTTTTTGGTGTATTGGCACTGCCGTCGTCAGTCACGATTATTCAGCCAATAAGAAAATAATGTGACAATAACACCTACTACGATAGGTGCTATAAACGTTACAAATAGTGTAATGCACATGATGTCACCTCCTTCCATGCTAAAATCAGCACAGAAGTAGAACGACGACTTTTCAATTATATCATTTGTAGCATCTTAACCATAGAAGATAAAAGGGGATGTTTGTTTAAAATTGTCGATGACATAAAATAGGAAAGTAATCATGAAATAGAAAATAATATGCTTAAGAACATCCAGGCCAATACTTAAGTAGTGACTATATAACATAAATGAGAGTGGAACAGAAATTATAAAATAAAGATTTCTGTTCCACTCTCATTAGCTACAGTTTATAGCCCAAGCCTATAAAAAGGTGTTTATTATTTATTGAAAAATGTTTTAATATACTTAAATTTTCCTTTGTAAGGTGGAAAGAGTAGGCTTGACTCTAATCGAGTTGATTTAAATATATAAGATTTATCATGACTGAATGTGTCAAAACTAAATTTGCCGTGATATTGACCAATACCGGAAGCACCAACACCACCGAATGGTAAGTTTGGATTTGCTAATTGCATCAATGTATCGTTGATAGCACCGCCACCAAAAGAAATTTCATTTAGAACACGTTCTGTTGCGTTTTCATCTTCACTGAATAGGTAAAGGCTGAGTGGCTTGGGTTTCGTATGAATTAAATCAATCGCTTCATCAAAATCGTCATAAGTAATAATTGGTAGTATAGGACCGAAAATTTCACCTTCCATAATTTTATCATTAAATGTAATACCATCTAATAAAGTAGGTCCGATATAGTTTTCAGCTGAATCAGAATGGCCACCAAAAACAATTTCCGATTTGTGTACACCTAATAAATCGTTTAAACGGTCAAAATGCGTTTGATTTACGATACGTCCAAAGTCAGGACTTGCTTGTATTTCTTTACCATAAAATTCTGTTATTGTATTTTTTAAAGCTTTAATCAAGTCTTCTTTGACTTTACGGTTTACAAGAACATAATCTGGAGCGACACATGTTTGGCCAGCATTAGTGAATTTACCAAAACTGATGCGTTCACTAGCGACTTTGATATTAGCGGTTTCGTCTACGATGACAGGTGATTTGCCACCTAATTCTAAAGTGACAGGTGTTAAATTGGTACTTGCTGCTTGATAAACAATTCTTCCAACGCGTTCGCTTCCGGTGAAAAAGATATAATCGAAGGGTAAATGAATCAGTGACTGTGTAGTATCGGCGTCACCTTGGCAAATACTGATGTATTCAGGGTCGAACACATCTTCAATAATATTTTTTACAACTGCTGACACATGTGGCGTGAATTCCGAAGGTTTAATGATTACAGTATTGCCTGCAGCTATAGCACCTATAAGCGGTTCAATAAGCAATTGGAATGGATAGTTAAATGGCCCAATAATTAGTACTGTGCCATATGGTTCTTTAACAATATAACTTTTGGTAGGAAACATATAAAGCGGTGTATTAACCTGTTTCTTTTTAGCCCAGTTTTTTAATTCTTTACGAGCCGTTTTGATATTTTTTAAAGTAAAGCCGATTTCTGTTGCATAGGCTTCTACTTTGTTTTTACCTAAATCTTCTTGAAAAGCATTTAATAATGCATCTTCATGATTTTTAATACTTTTGCTTAGGAGCTTTAGTTGTTTTTTTCTGAATTTAAGATCCTTGGTCGCATGTGTATTAAAATATTGTTTACTATTATGGAAAGTTTGTTCTATTGAATTCAAATGTATTCCTCCTAGTACGAATGGGTGCCCAATATACTTATATTGATAAAAAACTGGAACATATCAACTATGTCCCAGTATAATGAATTGTAAAAACTTAATATGTTGAATAAATTGTACGAAGTGTTGTGTTAATAAAGATGTATTACTTCGTTAATGCTTCTGTAATTTGTGGTACAACTTGTTTTTTACGTGAAACGACACCTGGTAAGAAGGCAGTATTATTATCAAGTGTTACATTGAAGGCAACGCCGACTTTATCTTTTTCGGCGCCAACAACAAGAATTTTAGAATCACTATTAATAATGTCAGTAACAACTAATACAAATAAATCATATTTTTCATTGGCGCTTACTTCAAGCATTTCTTTTTCTAATTCTTCTTGGCGTGCAAATACTTCATCAATATCTACTGTATTTACTTGACCAATACGTGTAACAAAATCTCCCATATTAAATGATTTTGCGTCCATAGATAAAATATCAGAAACAGATTTATCTTTTGTAGAAGCACCAGCTTTTAACATTTCTAAGCCATATGATTCTAAATCAACATTAGCAATTGATTTTAATGCTTCTGCAGCTTGTACATCTTGCTCAGTACAAGTAGGTGA
Protein-coding sequences here:
- a CDS encoding 6-phosphogluconolactonase, coding for MTTTGYIGTYTKKEGKGVYRFQLDEETGKITEVKTGYELEASTYVNQHNHFLYAVTKEGDDCGIASLKIESDGTLSLINKCLASTAGNGCYVSASPDGKYIFEAIYGAGLARIYEANPETGEIVRLIQELAHDYPTGPSERQEQPHVHYLNTTPDEKYVVAMDLGTDKVITYEYGDDGLKVYDTIEFEPGDGPRHITFHENGKHAYVVHELSNIVSTLKYENGHFTEIERHLTIPENFDGDTKLAAVRISHDQNFLYISNRGHDSLAIFKVGDEGATISLVDIVKSGGEFPRDFNITESDDYLVCAHQEGDYALTVFKRDKVTGNIEIVDNQETAPEGVCVQFLR
- a CDS encoding type I toxin-antitoxin system Fst family toxin; the protein is MCITLFVTFIAPIVVGVIVTLFSYWLNNRD
- a CDS encoding aldehyde dehydrogenase, which translates into the protein MNSIEQTFHNSKQYFNTHATKDLKFRKKQLKLLSKSIKNHEDALLNAFQEDLGKNKVEAYATEIGFTLKNIKTARKELKNWAKKKQVNTPLYMFPTKSYIVKEPYGTVLIIGPFNYPFQLLIEPLIGAIAAGNTVIIKPSEFTPHVSAVVKNIIEDVFDPEYISICQGDADTTQSLIHLPFDYIFFTGSERVGRIVYQAASTNLTPVTLELGGKSPVIVDETANIKVASERISFGKFTNAGQTCVAPDYVLVNRKVKEDLIKALKNTITEFYGKEIQASPDFGRIVNQTHFDRLNDLLGVHKSEIVFGGHSDSAENYIGPTLLDGITFNDKIMEGEIFGPILPIITYDDFDEAIDLIHTKPKPLSLYLFSEDENATERVLNEISFGGGAINDTLMQLANPNLPFGGVGASGIGQYHGKFSFDTFSHDKSYIFKSTRLESSLLFPPYKGKFKYIKTFFNK
- a CDS encoding manganese-dependent inorganic pyrophosphatase codes for the protein MAKTYIFGHKNPDTDAISSAIIMADFEQQTGNAEATAYRLGEVGPETQYALDHFNVTAPELLNDDLADQNVILVDHNEFQQSADSIADAAVQHVVDHHRIANFETAAPLYYRAEPVGCTATILYKMYKERGFEIKPEIAGLMISAIISDSLLFKSPTCTEQDVQAAEALKSIANVDLESYGLEMLKAGASTKDKSVSDILSMDAKSFNMGDFVTRIGQVNTVDIDEVFARQEELEKEMLEVSANEKYDLFVLVVTDIINSDSKILVVGAEKDKVGVAFNVTLDNNTAFLPGVVSRKKQVVPQITEALTK